One genomic segment of Thalassospiraceae bacterium LMO-SO8 includes these proteins:
- a CDS encoding cbb3-type cytochrome c oxidase subunit I, whose amino-acid sequence MEIPDGTLGAAAGSEDARWETRAWLLLGLAALAIAGAFALMLAVSRVPGAERMIPWPLHFFEKGLVIHVVYSFVVWFLCLLGALAAATTYHLDGGRSRGRSTGRSAVWMVAAGEILLMIPALKHDTQPSLNNYVPTVIDPLYYLGLVFIFMGVLFVVLRLAAAFLRRVNQPGPGGLGILLTGLIYVAAFACFAVTFQAASGEPASVELNERLFWGGGHVLQFVNTGLMLCAWWALAGAAGRPLPGGLFFAALAALAAFASIGPTLYWAYPMFSPEQTRAFTDLQYLLGPAPVVLAAAFLFTGGGTPPADDRARLARSALHLSMAVFFLGGLLGLFVDGADTRTPAHYHGVIGGVNLALMGLVFCALLPSLDRAPRLGRAVFALFWLYGLGQALHSAGLFLAGGYGAPRKVAGDVAGLEAFGAKVGLYGMGVGAVIAVAGGVMFIWIVGRALLRRPGPTDTGPRRELKI is encoded by the coding sequence CGGCAGCGAGGACGCGCGCTGGGAAACCCGCGCCTGGCTGCTGCTGGGCCTGGCCGCGCTCGCCATCGCCGGGGCGTTCGCCTTGATGCTGGCCGTGTCCCGCGTGCCCGGGGCGGAACGAATGATTCCCTGGCCGCTCCATTTCTTCGAAAAAGGCCTGGTCATCCACGTCGTCTATTCCTTCGTCGTGTGGTTCCTCTGCCTGCTCGGCGCCCTGGCGGCGGCCACGACCTATCACCTGGACGGCGGCCGGTCGCGCGGCCGGTCGACGGGACGTTCGGCCGTGTGGATGGTGGCCGCCGGGGAAATCCTGCTGATGATCCCGGCCCTGAAGCACGACACTCAGCCATCCCTCAACAACTACGTGCCGACGGTGATCGACCCGCTCTACTACCTGGGCCTGGTGTTCATCTTCATGGGGGTGCTGTTCGTCGTCCTGCGCCTCGCGGCGGCGTTCCTGCGCCGCGTCAACCAACCGGGTCCGGGCGGCCTGGGCATTCTGCTGACGGGCCTGATCTACGTCGCCGCCTTCGCCTGCTTCGCCGTGACCTTTCAAGCGGCCTCGGGTGAACCGGCCTCGGTGGAGTTGAACGAACGCCTGTTCTGGGGCGGCGGGCATGTCCTGCAGTTCGTCAACACGGGCCTGATGCTCTGCGCCTGGTGGGCCCTGGCCGGGGCCGCGGGGCGGCCGCTTCCGGGCGGGCTGTTCTTCGCCGCCCTGGCGGCCCTGGCCGCCTTCGCGTCGATCGGCCCCACCCTGTACTGGGCGTACCCCATGTTCAGCCCCGAACAGACCCGGGCCTTCACCGACCTGCAATACCTGTTGGGCCCGGCTCCCGTCGTGCTGGCCGCCGCCTTCCTGTTCACCGGCGGCGGCACGCCGCCCGCCGACGACCGCGCGCGTCTGGCGCGGTCCGCCCTCCATCTGTCCATGGCGGTGTTTTTCCTGGGCGGGCTGCTCGGCCTGTTCGTCGACGGCGCCGACACCCGCACCCCGGCCCATTATCACGGCGTCATCGGCGGCGTGAACCTGGCCCTGATGGGGCTGGTGTTCTGCGCCCTGCTGCCGTCGTTGGATCGTGCCCCCAGGCTGGGCCGCGCCGTGTTTGCCCTGTTCTGGCTCTACGGCCTGGGCCAGGCGCTGCATTCGGCGGGCCTGTTCCTGGCCGGCGGATACGGCGCGCCGCGCAAGGTGGCGGGCGACGTCGCCGGGCTGGAAGCGTTCGGCGCCAAGGTCGGGCTCTACGGCATGGGCGTGGGTGCGGTGATCGCCGTGGCCGGCGGCGTCATGTTCATCTGGATCGTCGGGCGGGCACTTTTACGCCGACCTGGACCAACGGACACTGGCCCTCGGCGCGAACTTAAAATATAA
- a CDS encoding pitrilysin family protein, which yields MSVQITDLENGLRVVTERMDRVETVSVGAWVGVGARHEPAAVNGVSHLLEHMVFKGTETRSARAIAEEIEAVGGHMNAYTSREHTAYYAKMLKEDLGLAMDVISDLVQHATLDADELERERHVVIQEIHQLHDTPDDIVFENFQAVAFPDQALGRSVLGSEALIEAMSRDAVLDYMTAHYAAPVSVVSAAGALDHDRVVDMVRTTFKDLPAGAPAAREAARYGGGDVRVDRDLEQVHITLGFEGLAYDDDDYYAASVLSALLGGGMSSRLFQEIREKRGLVYSIYSYQSAYADGGLFGVYAGTGSDEVTELMPLIADELNKVRMSVDEDEVARARAQLKASILMSLESTSSRCEQLARQMLIYGRPVPAEEIVAKVDAVTAGDVVRVAERLFRTKPTLSAIGPLANLEAGDAFAARLSA from the coding sequence GTGTCAGTACAGATCACCGACCTTGAAAACGGCCTTCGCGTCGTCACCGAACGCATGGACCGGGTCGAAACCGTGTCCGTCGGCGCCTGGGTCGGCGTCGGCGCCCGGCACGAACCGGCGGCCGTGAACGGCGTGTCCCACCTGCTGGAACACATGGTGTTCAAGGGCACGGAGACGCGCAGTGCCCGCGCCATCGCCGAGGAGATCGAAGCCGTCGGCGGGCATATGAACGCCTATACGTCCCGCGAGCACACGGCCTATTACGCCAAGATGCTGAAGGAAGACCTGGGCCTGGCCATGGACGTGATTTCCGACCTGGTGCAGCACGCGACCCTGGACGCGGACGAGTTGGAACGCGAACGCCATGTCGTGATTCAGGAAATCCACCAGCTTCACGACACGCCCGACGATATCGTGTTCGAAAACTTCCAGGCCGTCGCCTTTCCCGATCAGGCGCTGGGGCGATCTGTCCTGGGCTCGGAAGCCCTGATCGAGGCGATGTCCCGCGACGCGGTCCTCGACTACATGACCGCCCATTACGCGGCCCCGGTCAGCGTCGTGTCGGCGGCGGGGGCCCTCGACCACGACCGCGTGGTCGACATGGTGCGCACCACCTTCAAGGACCTGCCCGCGGGGGCACCGGCGGCGCGCGAAGCCGCGCGTTACGGCGGCGGCGACGTGCGGGTCGACCGTGACCTGGAACAGGTCCACATCACCTTAGGCTTCGAAGGCCTGGCCTACGACGACGACGATTACTACGCGGCCTCCGTGCTGTCGGCGCTGCTCGGCGGCGGCATGTCGTCGCGCCTGTTCCAAGAGATCCGCGAAAAGCGCGGTCTGGTCTATTCGATCTACAGTTATCAGTCCGCCTATGCGGACGGCGGCCTGTTCGGCGTCTATGCCGGCACGGGATCGGACGAGGTCACCGAACTGATGCCGCTGATCGCGGACGAACTGAACAAGGTGCGGATGTCCGTCGACGAGGACGAGGTCGCCCGCGCCCGCGCCCAGTTGAAGGCGTCGATCCTGATGTCCCTGGAAAGCACGTCGTCGCGCTGCGAACAACTGGCGCGCCAGATGCTGATCTACGGCCGCCCGGTCCCGGCCGAGGAAATCGTCGCCAAGGTCGATGCCGTCACGGCGGGCGACGTCGTGCGCGTGGCCGAACGCCTGTTCCGCACCAAACCGACCCTGTCGGCCATCGGGCCACTCGCCAACCTGGAAGCCGGCGACGCCTTCGCGGCCCGGCTCAGCGCCTGA
- a CDS encoding carboxypeptidase M32, translating to MPDSQSPEAPAYARLENRFRRLNALSEAQAVLHWDMSTVMPRGGHEARSEQLAELSAVHHGMLTASETSDLVAAAEAEAADLTDWQRANLREIKRRVTKATALTEDLVTRLSRASTTCEAVWREARADNNFKAVQPLVSTLLNLVREQAQMKSEALGLGLYDALLDDYEPGGRSAEIDAVFGELEGFLPGFLGEVLDHQAKAPKVILPDGPFPEEKQKALGQRFMEMLGFDFHHGRLDVSLHPFCGGTPDDVRITTRYDENDFTSALMGVLHETGHAMYERGLPKDWRGQPVGHALGMSVHESQSLLIEMQVCRSKTFLNYATPIMGETFGGTGPAWDADNLFRLYTQVERSFIRVDADEVTYPAHVILRYRLEKALIEGDMEIPDLPGAWNDGMERLLGIRPPTDTLGCLQDIHWYDGAWGYFPTYTLGAMTAAQLYAAARDQDTAIEPAIGRGDFAPLMTWLRANVHGKGSSVSAKDLLIAATGKPLDPKVFEMHLRTRYLAP from the coding sequence ATGCCGGACAGCCAATCCCCTGAAGCCCCCGCCTATGCCCGCCTGGAAAACCGTTTCCGGCGCCTGAACGCCCTGTCCGAAGCGCAGGCCGTCCTGCATTGGGACATGTCGACGGTGATGCCGCGCGGCGGGCACGAAGCGCGCTCGGAACAACTGGCCGAACTGTCCGCCGTTCATCACGGCATGCTGACCGCATCGGAAACGAGTGATCTGGTCGCCGCCGCCGAGGCCGAGGCCGCCGATCTGACCGATTGGCAGCGCGCCAACCTGCGCGAGATCAAACGCCGCGTCACCAAGGCGACGGCGCTGACCGAGGATCTGGTAACGCGGCTGTCCCGGGCCTCCACCACCTGCGAAGCCGTGTGGCGCGAAGCCCGCGCCGATAATAACTTCAAGGCCGTGCAGCCATTGGTGAGCACGCTTTTGAACCTGGTCCGCGAACAGGCGCAGATGAAGTCCGAAGCCCTGGGTCTGGGGCTGTACGACGCGCTGTTGGATGATTACGAACCGGGCGGACGGTCCGCGGAAATCGACGCCGTGTTCGGCGAACTGGAAGGCTTCCTGCCCGGGTTCCTGGGCGAGGTGCTGGACCATCAGGCCAAGGCGCCCAAGGTCATTCTGCCCGACGGCCCGTTTCCCGAGGAAAAGCAAAAGGCGCTCGGCCAGCGGTTCATGGAGATGCTGGGCTTCGACTTCCATCACGGGCGGCTCGACGTCAGCCTGCATCCCTTCTGCGGCGGCACGCCGGACGACGTGCGCATCACCACGCGCTATGACGAAAACGATTTCACCTCGGCCCTCATGGGCGTGCTGCACGAAACCGGCCATGCCATGTACGAACGCGGCCTGCCCAAGGATTGGCGCGGCCAGCCCGTGGGCCACGCGCTGGGCATGTCCGTGCATGAATCGCAATCCCTGCTGATCGAAATGCAGGTCTGCCGGTCCAAGACCTTCCTCAATTACGCAACCCCGATCATGGGCGAAACCTTCGGCGGCACGGGCCCGGCCTGGGACGCGGACAACCTGTTCCGCCTATATACCCAGGTCGAACGGTCGTTCATCCGCGTCGACGCCGACGAAGTGACCTATCCGGCCCATGTGATCCTGCGCTACCGCCTGGAAAAGGCGCTGATCGAGGGCGACATGGAAATCCCCGATCTGCCGGGTGCGTGGAACGACGGCATGGAACGCCTGCTCGGCATCCGCCCGCCGACGGATACCCTCGGCTGCTTGCAGGACATCCATTGGTACGACGGGGCCTGGGGCTATTTCCCGACCTATACCCTGGGCGCCATGACCGCGGCGCAGCTTTACGCCGCCGCCCGCGATCAGGACACAGCCATCGAGCCCGCCATCGGGCGCGGCGACTTCGCGCCCCTGATGACCTGGCTGCGCGCCAACGTGCACGGCAAGGGCTCGTCCGTCAGCGCGAAAGACCTGCTGATTGCCGCCACGGGCAAGCCGCTCGACCCGAAGGTGTTTGAGATGCACCTCAGAACACGCTATCTAGCGCCCTGA
- a CDS encoding heme o synthase codes for MSDTVAPHISAPAEAAPRPEPQFRLADYALLLKPRVMSLVVFTAMVGLVMAPGTISALEAFVAILCISIGAGASGAINMWYDRDIDLHMQRTMNRPIPAGRMDPGNALVFGTVLAIASVIAMGAWVNLISAGLLAFTILYYVFIYTVWLKRRTPQNIVIGGASGALPPVIGWAAVTGNAGFLADPWGAIALFMIIFLWTPPHTWALALFRRQDYQNVGVPMLPVVVGEHRTKIQMAVYTALLIPATFAPTLLGLSGWLYTLAVAGLNVGLVVHMARVWRAENVADAKQGPCRPMFFYTILYLFGIFLALLADRTLFVAVF; via the coding sequence GTGAGCGACACCGTCGCCCCGCATATCAGCGCACCGGCCGAGGCCGCGCCCCGACCGGAGCCCCAGTTCCGGCTGGCCGACTATGCCCTTTTGCTGAAGCCCCGGGTGATGTCGCTGGTGGTGTTCACGGCCATGGTCGGCCTGGTCATGGCGCCGGGCACCATCAGCGCGTTGGAAGCCTTCGTCGCGATCCTGTGCATTTCCATCGGCGCCGGGGCCTCGGGCGCCATCAACATGTGGTACGACCGCGACATCGACCTGCACATGCAGCGCACCATGAACCGGCCGATCCCGGCGGGCCGCATGGACCCGGGCAACGCGCTGGTGTTCGGCACGGTCCTGGCGATCGCCTCGGTCATTGCCATGGGTGCCTGGGTCAACTTGATTTCCGCCGGGCTGCTGGCCTTCACGATCCTCTATTACGTGTTCATCTACACGGTCTGGCTGAAACGCCGGACGCCGCAGAACATCGTCATCGGCGGCGCCTCGGGCGCCCTGCCGCCGGTCATCGGCTGGGCCGCCGTGACCGGGAACGCCGGATTCCTGGCCGATCCCTGGGGTGCCATCGCGCTGTTCATGATCATCTTTTTGTGGACGCCGCCCCATACCTGGGCGCTGGCCCTGTTCCGCCGCCAGGATTACCAGAACGTGGGCGTGCCCATGCTGCCCGTGGTGGTCGGCGAACACCGCACCAAGATCCAGATGGCCGTCTACACGGCGCTGCTGATCCCCGCGACCTTCGCGCCCACCCTGCTCGGCCTGTCGGGCTGGCTTTACACCCTGGCGGTCGCCGGCCTGAACGTCGGGCTGGTCGTGCACATGGCGCGGGTGTGGCGGGCGGAAAACGTCGCCGATGCCAAGCAGGGCCCCTGCCGGCCGATGTTTTTCTATACGATCCTTTATCTGTTCGGGATTTTCCTGGCCCTGCTGGCCGACCGCACCCTGTTCGTCGCGGTGTTTTGA
- the thrC gene encoding threonine synthase: protein MTQPRYISTRGQAPALGFEDVLLAGLARDGGLYVPETWPRFSADDIRAMKDLSYPALAQKIMAPFIGDAIPAADLKALIEDAYATFDAPDVLPLKKIGEGEGQGGEYLLELFHGPTLAFKDVAMQVLGRFFDYVLKKRGERITIVGATSGDTGSAAIEACRDKEAIDIFMLHPRGRVSPVQEAQMTSVLSANVHNIAIEGTFDDCQDRVKDLFNDQAFRDRFNLSAVNSINWARVMAQIVYYFWAAVKLGAPDKPIAFSVPTGNFGNVFAGYGAMQMGLPVAKLIVGSNANDILARFFASGAMEMAGVVPTTSPSMDIQVSSNFERLLFDLVDRDGATCARVLTDFRKTGRFEVSADQLARARKVFAGARFDDAGTKEIIKQVHGATGELIDPHSAIGVGAARENPAPDGTPMVILATAHPAKFPDAVEDATGLRPALPARLADLLDRPKRCQSLANDLDQLKHAIETTLA from the coding sequence ATGACACAGCCCAGATACATCTCCACGCGGGGCCAGGCCCCGGCGCTTGGTTTCGAGGACGTCCTGCTGGCCGGTCTCGCGCGCGACGGCGGCCTTTACGTGCCCGAGACCTGGCCGCGGTTTTCCGCCGACGACATCCGCGCCATGAAGGACCTGTCCTATCCGGCCCTGGCGCAGAAGATCATGGCGCCCTTCATCGGCGACGCCATTCCGGCGGCCGACCTGAAGGCGCTGATCGAGGACGCCTACGCCACCTTCGACGCGCCGGACGTGCTGCCCTTGAAGAAAATCGGCGAAGGTGAAGGACAAGGGGGCGAATACCTGCTGGAGCTGTTCCATGGCCCGACCCTGGCGTTCAAGGACGTGGCCATGCAGGTGCTGGGCCGGTTCTTCGACTACGTGCTGAAGAAACGCGGCGAACGCATCACCATCGTGGGCGCGACCTCTGGCGATACGGGATCGGCGGCGATCGAGGCCTGCCGCGACAAGGAAGCCATCGACATCTTCATGCTGCATCCCCGCGGCCGGGTCAGCCCGGTGCAGGAAGCGCAGATGACGTCGGTGCTGTCGGCCAACGTCCACAACATCGCCATCGAAGGCACCTTCGACGACTGCCAGGACCGGGTGAAGGATCTGTTCAACGATCAGGCCTTCCGCGACCGCTTCAACCTGTCGGCCGTGAACTCCATCAACTGGGCCCGGGTGATGGCGCAGATCGTCTATTACTTCTGGGCCGCCGTGAAGCTGGGGGCACCCGACAAGCCGATCGCATTCTCCGTGCCCACGGGCAACTTCGGCAACGTGTTCGCGGGCTATGGCGCGATGCAGATGGGCCTGCCGGTCGCGAAACTGATCGTCGGCTCCAACGCCAACGACATCCTGGCCCGCTTCTTCGCCTCCGGCGCCATGGAGATGGCGGGCGTGGTGCCGACCACCAGCCCGTCCATGGACATCCAGGTCTCCAGCAATTTCGAACGCCTGCTGTTCGACCTGGTCGACCGCGACGGCGCCACCTGCGCCCGGGTGCTGACCGATTTCCGCAAGACCGGCCGGTTCGAAGTATCCGCCGACCAGTTGGCCCGTGCCCGCAAGGTGTTCGCGGGCGCGCGGTTCGATGACGCCGGCACCAAGGAAATCATCAAACAGGTTCACGGCGCGACGGGCGAACTGATTGACCCCCATTCGGCCATCGGCGTGGGTGCGGCGCGGGAAAACCCCGCGCCGGACGGCACGCCCATGGTGATCCTGGCGACCGCCCATCCCGCGAAATTCCCCGACGCGGTCGAGGACGCCACGGGCCTGCGCCCGGCCTTGCCCGCGCGCCTGGCGGATTTATTGGACCGGCCGAAGCGTTGCCAAAGCCTGGCCAACGATCTAGACCAGTTGAAACACGCCATCGAAACAACCCTCGCGTAA